The Helianthus annuus cultivar XRQ/B chromosome 15, HanXRQr2.0-SUNRISE, whole genome shotgun sequence genomic sequence ATGAGGAGTTTACCTATTTCAAATAGGTAACCACTCCTTTCACCCTCCTTCCACTTTAGAAGGACGTTCACGCAACACCGTGGCCGTTTTTTAAGCTTGATAAATATTTCGGGTTCAATCAACAAGCTACTTTTAAGCTAACTTTAAAAGAGATTCGAGACAAGAATGAAGAAAAGAAACTAGTTAATTATTTACCAGGCTAAGGTTATATTTCTTAGTTCAAAAGTTATAAGTTTATAGAAGTTAATGAAACCTAAATTACAACTTAACCAATAATCTTGTTAACCATTGATTTCAAGTGGTTATGAGACTATAGAAGTTAATGAAACCTAAATTACAACTTAACCAACAATCTTGTTAACCATTGATTTCAAGTGGTTATGAGActaccaaacaaaaaaaaaaacatttttcaaagtgGATAATATTATCATCATCTTCCTCCTCTAGAATCGCAAAAAACCCGTAAATTGATTCAACTCAATTCACCACAACCAATTTACAGGTTTTTTGTTTCTCACCTTCCTCTAATACTTCAATTCCATTGAAGAAGCTCATCCTGTTCATCAATCTCCAAGGTTTTTCGTTCGCAATTGATGATTCATTCATTGATTCTATATCATCGAAAATCATGATTCGAACGATGATTGTGCTCGTTCTGTTGGTGATTTTTGCTACGCCAACATGCACTGAACAGATTGAGAACCCTAGGGTTTGTGATTGTATCGGTCCGTTTAAATCGATGAAGGATTTGGTCATTAGTTCTCAATCGCCGGTTTGTTCGTTGAATGGGATTGATAATTCTTCAGGTGCAATTGGTGTTATTGAGGTATGAATTTTGTCATGATATTTTTCAATCTGTTTCGTTTTATTCGAATTTTGCTGTTCTAGGATAGGGTCAAATTCTTAATAATTGACTTGCATTGTCTGTTTTAGGGTTAGCATGCGGATTATTAGTGGATTAGATATTAGGTTTCTAGGATTTATTGACTAaagggggtgtttgggttagGGGTTGCCTTTTGGAATCGGTTGTGCGATATGACCATAGTTGTCAATGGCGATCGTCGCaatcgctatagcgcgctacaTAGCGTACAGGTATAGTGTCGGTATTAGGGTTGTAGCGATTGATAGCGAGAATAGCGACactttatttttttttggttttatttaatataaatagcaattaaatatagctataaaatagctggattttaggtttttgttaaatatacatgtaaaatagcatatataccagggtattttgataatATACGTACaaaagtttttaattttttttttctaatgtaTCGCTAattcgctatttataaaatagccgcccgctatttatcgctattcgctatatagcatataggtaccttgtcgctttttgtcgctattcgccattaacaactatggatATGACATAATTGGTATCGGATATTTAGCTCAAACGACTGGGGCTGTGGAAACTAGTGTTTGGATATGCTTCTTCCGTATGGACGTTTGGATAATAATTGGTATCGGATATTTAGCTCGAACGACTAGGGCTGTGGAAACTAGTGTTTGGATATGCTTCTGCCGTATGGACGTATGGTATCCAATAATTAGATAGTATGTTTGAATAAGCTACATTCTCAAACTCGAAAGTGATTGTTTGCCTAAAATAATCAGATTGCCTCAATCCAAACACTCATACGTAATTATCTGTGATGTGAAAAATCAATTATCAGATAATTAGTTTGTAAATGCATTCCCGattcccaaacaccccctaagtcaAAGATGAGTGTTTAAAAATGTATATTGCTAACGCAGTTTTGCGAAATCTTTGTTTTTAGGGAGAGGAGGCTTCATTGCAAAAGGCATTAAATACAGTTCACAAGTATGGTCAAAGTTACGTTATTGTTCTCTTCTATGCATCTTGGTGCCCCTTTTCGATAACCTTTAGACCAAATTTATCGGTTATGGCTTCATTGTATCCTTCAATTTCTCATTTTGCGATCGAAGAATCCGTCGTAAGACCAAGGTTTGAGAACTTTATATTTGCCTATATTTTCATCCAAAAATGTTTACCATCCACTTGCAATGAGGTTGAAATAGTGCCTATTTATTATAAGTATAAAGTAATATTACAAGATAATAACGGATGACGTATATGAAGGCCACCCATGTATTAAAAAAGTCACTCATCTATTGCAACTACTTTATAGACCACCTAAGTATGGCATCCAGTTTCATTTATACCAAAGTCTCGCAAAAAACATGCATAACGATGATAATATCCTTAAGTTTTTTAAAAGACAATAAACCACTATATTGCTATCCATAAGCAATATATTAATTGAAAAAAATAATGTGCATGTTTTTAGCCGGCTTTGGTATGAACGGAACCAGATACATTCTTGGGCGGTCAATTAATAGCATCAATCTATGGGTGTCCTAATGAAAAGAAATTTGAATGCATGGGTGTTCTCCACTAGCCCATAAACAAAAGTTAGCCTTAAAACGCCTAAATTTACATTTTATATAAGTTGTTAACATTTTCCATTTCATGTGTAGCATACTCTCAAAATATGGAGTTCATGGGTTTCCTACACTATTTGTATTGAACTCAACAATGCGTGCGCGCTACCATGGATCACGAACTATAGATTCGCTTATGGCTTTCTACACTAATGTTACGGGTAATCTTACTTGTCCTTAAATTTGTCTGTTTTTTCATAAATGCAAGGGTAAAAATGGAATGTAATTTGTTACATTTATGAGCTTGAGCATATATACTACTTCCTAGTTCCTACGTTAGTCTATGTACCCCAAAATGGATCGAATATCTCAAAATGGTGAAAGGCGTAAATTTTTTTAACTTAGTCAAAAGGAAAAAAGTCAACCGATGTGTATTTTAGAGCTTACAATGTTCTGAATCACTTTACTAAAAGAAAGAAAGTTAGATTAgtatgttaatagtttagttttGTAAGTATATTTAATACGTTTGTTATTATAAAATTCTCATAGAATGAAACAGTATTAAAATCTCCCATTTTAACTTGTTACCCAACATGCCATTTTTACCAACCTGTTTTACTATGGACTGAGATGATTAACAACAAtaatgttatatattatttagtgaaataaataaatatgacattttttgtgttttaaaATAGTAATTTGCTGTTGTGAAATTTGAACTGTTAGAAGAATATAAATGATATTAGTTCTGTTCTTGATTACAGTTTACCTTTAATGATTGTATGTATAGGTATTAAGCCTCCTGAATCTATCAATGGAACATCTCTCGGGGAAACCATGTATGAGCATGAGAAGAGAAAAATGAGCGGGCCTGAAAGCTGCCCGTTTTCATGGGCAAGGTCCCCTGAAAACATGCTTCAACATGAAACATACTTAACATTAGCCACCATTTTTGTGGTTTTAAGGTTGTTTTACTTGAGTTATCCGTTTATCATGACACGTGCTCGAGTTTCTTGGAGAAGAAGGATCCCAAACATACGGTTCAAGAGTTTGTGGGAACATCCTTTATTGTACATGAACCATGCCATACAATTATTCACTTCACTCACCGAGCCTTGCAAAAGAGGCAACCTGCGTGGAGCCATGAACGCTAAGGCTAATGCTGCGTGGGCTTCAAAATCATTAGCTTCAGTTTCTTTTGGGGAGGCGAGCACGAGCCGTGATTGAGTTTGACTTATTGACTGCCGTTTAGGTATTTACTTTCCTTGTAGAATTTAATGCGGTTTCTTGATAGGGAAGTTTTTACCTAATTGGCTTTGTGTGAAATGTACATTATTATACAGTTTGTTTGATAGGAAAAGAGTTGTAACAAGCTTCTAtggtttgtctttttttttttgttagttaTTTTTGCATCCTAGTTGTAATTGTAACCGCCTATTCCACCAAGGGCTGCCACCCATGAAAGAAAGCCACCATATGGTATTTGACACTAACGTGACTCCTGGAACAGGCGGCTCGAATGTAAAAGATAAGTTGATTACGCTCGATTCACATTCGATTCTTCTTGTCCAATCACAACTCTTTCAGCTCTCAGTCTTTTGTATTTTCTTTTGAAAACGGTGTGTTTTTTGCCTATTAGAAATTGTATTTAAAGATGTGTCGTGTGTTAGGATCTAGAAATATGTTTACTCACATCATAAGAAAATTTTATAAAAGTAAATACCTATGTACAAGAACAAGTCATACACGCGTAGCGATTTGTTTAAAGGGACCAGTGGATGGAAATTTTACTTTGTGCTACCAGCACGAACAAGTCGCACTAGAGCTCATAAACTCTTCGTTATACGTTTGAAGTACAAATATTGCAATCTTAAACCGATTTGGGTCTTTTTCGTAACTTTTCCATTAGGGTGGAACAGGTGCTTGCCCCTTTCAACCCAAAAACCCACGTAACAACCAGGCCGAGTTCCCCAGCCCAATTTCCCAATCCGCACTGCGAACCCGATTTGGTTGGGGCCTTTTTCCCATTGAACTCGATGGAACCCGGTGGAGCTCGGAAGCATGCGAGCTATCCACCCCGTCCCCTTATAAAATACAAGGAAAGGCGAAACAATTAGCTATAATGGTGTTTATTTAATTGGGTTTCAGGCTATTCTGGTTGTAATGGTGTTCATCGAACCGGGTTTTGGGCTATTCTGGTTATCCGAGCTCTATTTTTTAAGTGTTCAACTCCCAAAAAACCAATTTGAATTCGAAAATACCCATTCGGGCTGATTTTAAAAATTACGtgtatatttaaaataaaataagaaatatatataaatagtCATGTTGAATGGGTTCGAAAATCACAAATTTGGATGCTATCCGGATTCGAAAATTTGAATTCAGTTTGGTTCAATTTTCATCGGTTTCAAACCCGATTCCCTGAGTACAAACAAACAATAAACTAGTAGTCAATTCACATATAACTCAGTCAGATTGGATTACAAACCTTCTATTAAAATGGCCGGCTTCACTTTTGTATCAAACATTTGGCAATCACTGTCTTTTTCAATCAAAATCTAATACATCCAACCACAAAATTCCAAATCGGCCACAACACTTATATAAGCAGCATCTGTTTAAGCTCCAAAACTCATCAATGGCTACCTCAAATTCATCATCTTACATATTTTCACCAAGCATGAAAACTCTGCCTATCACTCAACAACAACCCAACATTAAACACAATCACAAAAGTTCTTTCAGTCTTCCATCTTACTGTCAAAAGGTAGTTAATTTTTCAACCACCCCCACTTgtcatacgggccgtataagcTTATACTGACGTACAACTTATGACACAGTCACATCAGTTAGTTATACGGGCCGTGTAAGGTTATAAGGGTTGTATAACTTTTAGGGAACACGTTAAACAGTTCGTTTCCCACATATCATACGGGCATATAACTTTTGACGGAGCACACCAGTGTCACATCAGTCTTTAGAAAGTTATACACACGTATACGAGCCATATAAAACCTTATTTGTATTCTATATGGGGCCGTAAAACACTTTCCACATATCATACATGCTGTATGACTATATATATGAAAAAGGTTATACGGGTCCTATACCATGTAAGTGGTGTGTGGATAGCATGCTAGTGGTGTACATATTGCCTGACacattttcaatattatttttgaGTATTTTTGCTAACATAAACACGTACAGATTGTTGCAGAGCTTTTAGGGACATATATATTGATTTTCACAGGGTGTGGGGCTGCAATGGCGGATCGAGATCGACCTTTAACAATCATAGGGATCGCAATGGTGTGGGGTTTATGTCTAATGGCTTTGATATACACACTTGGACATATTTCCGGCGCACATTTCAACCCTGCGGTTTCTATCGCGTTTGCTGCTGTCGGGAGATTACGTTTAATATACGTAAGGACCGTATAAACTTTACCTACAATTCGGATTTTGTATATTACCATAGTAATACCGTTCGTAAAATTAATATAAAAACACTTTTAAATTAGTTGGTCATATATATTAATTTGTAATATTTAGATGAATAGtgtctattttgtctttttgtgtatTTTGTCttcttatgatttttttttaaatttatttacaAGCGTAGCAGCCTTTATGatttttcattttgcaaaaatctTTTGTGGCTGCACCGATAGCACGGTTTAACGCCCCCCGCTCTGCCACACGAGGGGCTTAAGACTACTAGTTTACAAACAATAGTGTAGCAAGGCAGTAAATTACAATACGTGATCACACGGGTCCCTTAACACAAATTCAGTATATGATATTAATATTAACCGCACATATAAATAGTTTTTCAAGAGTTAAGGAAAATATACAATTTACACTTATACAACATGGGATTTGGTTCTTGTAGGTTCCAATGTATGTGGTGTCACAACTTTTGGGTTCTACACTTGCATGTCTCACTTTGAAGGTTTTGTTTAATCACCAACCAGACATGTTGCCAACTTTAACTCGGTTTTCAACTCCGGTAACCGATTTTGAAGCTTTCTTGTGGGAGTTTATTATCACTTTCATCTTGATGTTCACCATCAATGGTGTGGCAACCGATGATAGATCGGTATGGTTCATCTTTTCTCTAGAAAACTTGGTAATTTGGTTTGTTAAAGGTGTTAACTTTGATTTTGTAATGAGAATTGCAGAGCAAGGAGCTTGCAGGGGTTGCAATTGGAGTGACATTATTGTTTAATGTTATAATTGCAGGGTAACAATGATTCCATCTTTCTAGTGGTTATTTTGAGTTACTTAACTTTGCAATCtatcaaaaaaatatataaataaaaagaagagttaaatgccattttagtccctgtggtttggccactTAGACAGTTTAgaccaaaggtttcatttttcatctgtgggtccaaaaaggttttaccgttgccattttagtccaatgggttaacttcatccattatttctgttaatgagaagagcaattcggtcattctatatggccgaattgccttctagttaacagaattacatataaaatgaccgaaatgccattctcgttaatagaaaaaatggattaagttaacccagtggactaaaatgacaacagtgaaacctttttggacccaaaggtgaaaaatgaaacctttaggcTAAACTGATAAATTGGCCCAAACCATAGCATAGATGGGCATAATAGTCATTTTTTCGGAGTTTTAAAATAAGTTAATTGGTATAAAAGACACTAAAGTAAAcgtaagtttatatatattttttagtgACAAACTTACACAACAATTATATTTGTAGGCCAATTACAGGAGCCTCTATGAACCCAGCAAGGAGCATAGGCCCCGCCATTGTGGCTAACGAGTATGAAAAGCTCTGGATTTTTATCTCGAGTCCCATTCTTGGGGCTCTAACTGCAACCATCGTTTACAGTCTTCTCAGACAGCCGAAACAAGAGAGACAAGATATCGAGAGCGAGAGCCCTAAAAGCATCATTTACAACAATGTTTATTCGCACTCAATTGTATAAAAAATATCGAAATCAAGATCACCAAAGTGGTTAGAATAAGTTTGTAAGTCTATGATCAATCACTCCGCGCAATGCATTGATAGGTTGTACATCCAAGTACAGCAACAATGACATGATGAATAGAAAGTTCAAAAATCAAGGTTTATATAACAATGTTTTTTGTTTACTATACAACACAAAGATAATATGAACACAATTGAGCATAGAACAATTATCTTTCGTGTTACAAATCTAGACAATAGATCAAATACAGATATCTTTAACGTATAAAATGTATGAACTAAAGGTTtatctgaaaaaaaaaacgtggtggcatttttgtaattattgaactcatagagtaattatcaaaatgatcttgtagggtaattttgtaaaatgatcttAAGGTAATTTGCTAGAGTATTATAATTACTCTAAAAAtgatcttgtaaggtaattttgatCTTCTTATAAAAGACTACCGTCCTCGGTTAAAACCGGAGAGGCTAatgtcacacccgctcatagcggaagcgcgaggtgtgatctgatcggttctcattgcataacaatataagtgaacatactaaatgaataaaaacaagctccaatgccattgtcataatcgtttcaaaagaacgcaacataagttaaatgtattggttacaaaccatcaaatgaaaataagttgtcattgttttatacatcaaaatgtaagtcttaaaatgtcaaggctttgaccactatatcaccgcaaagaggcggtatataacgggcaaacccttcaaatgttggcatggagtcttgatacttgttaAGTTTGAAAcgatttcctgaaatacatgttaagtttgaaaacatcaacaaaagttggcgagttcatgcagtttagttgtatgagatgtatctgtaaaatgtgagttgtataaaatgtatatgtaaaatatgagttgtataaaatgtatccataaaatgtgagttgtataaactgtatccataaaatgcgagttgtataagatgtatctgtatataatgatgtagtatgtaaagcgtcaatgaaatcgttgatcattaatgtttcgtgaggacattaatatgtgtgacgaattaggaagcaatccaaacctagacgatttcgtgtcgactactatcgactgggacacaaaggcactcttctgtatgggtccacgaccaagactGGGCTCGCCAATActcattagatctaaccctctgtacctaggtccaaattggattaatggtgcttagatgtatgaccctaatcgcacatgatctaaggtgtttcattccatgacttaacatacaattgaacatgtattttccccgatagttgtaaagttgtaaagcatttaaaatgaataggggacatgaactcacagaattgcgtccgTGAATAGTAGATAACTGTGATCTTACGTGcggtcgtcctgaatagtgtcacgacctacaaatgttctatatttgttagacacttcggtctttgtaatgacttgagtacaagtcttgtgtcttaaatatgtgtaagacttgtatgtcgtCCGTTGAACTGTGTTTTAGATGTATGATTtgttaaactgttatatatatttcaccacatatatatatatatatgtatacgaaatattgtatcttgtgagttgtatcattgagtcttgtatgaataaattgtataattgtattttcttcaATTATATGACATTGGGCGGGACCCATGTCTTAATTTCATTGGGCCTTAGCCCATATGTTTtgacattgggcttagcccatgtattcatgttattgggcttaatAGTATTGGGCCTAAATGTTAGtgggcttaatgttattgggccttggcccatatgtttggtattgggcttagcccatgagtTTTTGATATTGGGCTTGGCTCGtgtatttatgttaagcccatttaggatgataagcccatttgtataaTATAAGTCCACGTgttaaaaataagcccatttgtataaaataagcccatttgtattaaaaataagcccatttatataaaataggcccatatgtaaaataagcccatgtgttaaaatatattctttcatttttataaaagttactaaatataggctttttaattaaaagaatacataatagtttttataagtttcaaaacatccgGATATTGTTGTCGGTGAGTTGTATGTATTTGCGTCGAAAGATCGCCCATGTATTTGCGTCGAAAGATCGCCTAAGCGTCGTAGTAACTCCTCGGAATTGCGTTATGTTTATAGATTCGCCTGTCGTtcgttttgaccataagttgtgtccgaaggctcggaatgtccgtaagtTGTTTTTAAGGCGTATTTACATGTAGTCCtgtaagactttagtcgaaatgtacattgtgtttatttgtatcattgtattcaagttcctaacTTTCATGCATATaactaatacaatcaaataatatatagcacataagctgttaagatcactaaatatatatttctcaaaaatatatatttgtatcCAGTTTTTGccttttataaaaaaacattctttcaaatcttttattcTAGTAAAGATTTTGCCAAAAATGATAGTTTTTATAACATATGATTTATAAGAAAAATTGGCCATATTTTCTTTGAAATATAAacttgccatgtttaataaaacatatctttttcttttcaaaatcaccaACAATTTACTCATCTTGTTTCTAAGCAAAAGCACatgagatttataacataaacttaacaagatgaactcataatcatgtagggttttggtatgatcttCACATATGTTTACTAGTTCAAAAATCATACTTTAATTCTAGTTTTatcaaacttttatacaaaacccattttgtatgtttctttttataaatcTTGTAAAAGCATTATTTTTAGTGAAAAACTCTATTCACTTAAATAATATCAAAGATTATGTTCATCCATTAAACATTATGTTTAACATAACCCTTTTAAcactttcatgtacacttgttagatcatgtttttaaatAACATCTAACAAGTTTTTCATATAATATTCATAataactagatcaaatatgcaagtaataagctttaaatcataaaataaacaatcttttatatcatgatttttagtttgcttctttgtattttcatcttatttttatGATTGTTTTAGTTATAACTTGTTCATTAAACAATAtatacataaataagtatgaaaaagagatttagaaggctcacttctagctcttgtggctagggatgatctagatGATGATAAAAGCAAAGAAGATGATGACCTTAATGGTTGAAAGCTTCTTGAATGGATGAAAATGCTTGCTTCTACTTGCAAATGCCTTAGATCTTCTCAAGTCCTATGATAATGCATCTTGATCATCAATAAAATGGCTTGAAAATGAAGTTGGTTTCGGGGTGTTCTTGGCCGAAAATATGGAGGTGAAGATGAGAGGTTTTGTGGGTGAAAGTTAAGGTGTAAAGTGTGAGGAATGAGCTTAGTTAGCTTAGATTGTAAGTTGTAAACTTTCACCAACATTCAACTTGCAAGGCTTGGTGAAATATCTAGATATTTCACCAAGTGGCCAACTTGTGTGGGTCCCACTTGGGGACGGTTGCAacctgggggggggggggtcttgtttGGTGAAAAATGTTAAGTGTTTAAATGTGTTAGAAATGTAATAAGATGTTTAGGAAGCTTAGGTGTTTAGGTGTTTTAATTGTTTCAAGGTGTTTTGTGATCATAACTAGTCTTAAATGACCCAAATAATGTTAGATGGTTACTAAAAAAAAGATCTGATATTGTTCGGATATTCGTTCCGCTTTGTTTCCGTTAgtcgttatttgaacgctaagttgtgtaacttgtgtgaattgatgtagttactggttcggatgatacccgaaggtatcctcatatgaattctatgttaaactgcacttttacatgttgcaaaaatattaaatggctgatttctgcagaaaagtgttgaaattgtcgcttttagtgcttttcgggtagtttttagtgttatcggacttcggGAAGGTGTTAGATAAAACCCgtgcattcctagttagggtttaatgtatattagatgttggactttcgtctgagtcccaaagatgtcgtttagatggtttctgcagatcctgcgttttcgtcggaatactagtttactaggtgcttttctagtagtttcgatgcattgtttaaactgtttcaaatgtacttaataaaaatggaTCATATGCATCAtaagtaagtattccatgagtattctaagtgtatgtcaTGAAATAAGCAGTTCGGATGTTCAAAACgcataaaaatgtagctaaaaatgagtacttgaagtgtaagaaagttaccgaaaagtgccagttgtcacattctccccctgttattgagaatttcgtcccgaaattcaagctgagTCATCCTTTGCAGGAGTATTCTCGAATaggcaggggtattttggttttgatttgatctgcacgttcccaagtatattcgggtccgtgtcgagagttccaacgaatttTTACTAATATGTTACGACTCCTTCGTATTTTCTGGACCTTCCGGTCCATGACCTTAACAGGTGCTTTGTGAATTGGAGTTTGTCATTAATGTGAATCTCATCCTCCGAGATGATAAccgtttcttgtgttggactcttcttaagatttgacacatgaaatgtgtcgtgTACACTACTTAGTTCTTCTAGTAACTTCAGTTTGTAGGAAACAGTGCCAATCTTCTCTAAGACTTCAAATGGTCCTACATATCGTGGGTTAAGCTTTCCACGCTTACCGAACCTTGCTACGCCCTTCCAAGTCGAGACTTTCAataagactttgtctccgacctcgaaagaTTATGGCTTCCGTCTCTTGTCTGCGTtgctcttttgtcgatcgcgagccgtcTTGATACGGTCTCTAATCTGAAAAATTTTAtccgtagtctcttggactaaTTCCGAACCACTTAGTTGTTTATTGCCtgcttccgcccaacatagcaGAGAGCGGTACTTTCAACCatagagagcttcaaacggtACAGTTGGTATACTTGTATGGTagttgttgttgtaggaaaactcaaccaaaggtaaatgagtatcccagttgCCGCCCAAATCCAaaacacacgcacgaagcatatCTTTGGGTGTTTGGATTGTCcattcgctctggccgtcagtttgtggatgaaaggTCGTGCTTAGATTTAAATGAGATCCAAAGGCCTGTTGGAATGACTTCCAAATTCATGAAACAAAGTGACCGTCTCGATCTGAAATgattgaaataggcactccatgacgagcCACTATTTCTTTGAGATAGAGTTCTGCTAGTTTCTCTGTGCTATCCTTCTCCCGAATCGGTAAGAAGTGTGTGGGTTTTGTCAATCTATCGACGATTACCCATACCATGTCGTGGCCTCTTgagg encodes the following:
- the LOC110912474 gene encoding 5'-adenylylsulfate reductase-like 4; its protein translation is MIRTMIVLVLLVIFATPTCTEQIENPRVCDCIGPFKSMKDLVISSQSPVCSLNGIDNSSGAIGVIEGEEASLQKALNTVHKYGQSYVIVLFYASWCPFSITFRPNLSVMASLYPSISHFAIEESVVRPSILSKYGVHGFPTLFVLNSTMRARYHGSRTIDSLMAFYTNVTGIKPPESINGTSLGETMYEHEKRKMSGPESCPFSWARSPENMLQHETYLTLATIFVVLRLFYLSYPFIMTRARVSWRRRIPNIRFKSLWEHPLLYMNHAIQLFTSLTEPCKRGNLRGAMNAKANAAWASKSLASVSFGEASTSRD
- the LOC110914202 gene encoding nodulin-26, giving the protein MATSNSSSYIFSPSMKTLPITQQQPNIKHNHKSSFSLPSYCQKIVAELLGTYILIFTGCGAAMADRDRPLTIIGIAMVWGLCLMALIYTLGHISGAHFNPAVSIAFAAVGRLRLIYVPMYVVSQLLGSTLACLTLKVLFNHQPDMLPTLTRFSTPVTDFEAFLWEFIITFILMFTINGVATDDRSSKELAGVAIGVTLLFNVIIAGPITGASMNPARSIGPAIVANEYEKLWIFISSPILGALTATIVYSLLRQPKQERQDIESESPKSIIYNNVYSHSIV